Proteins from one Streptomyces genisteinicus genomic window:
- a CDS encoding beta-ketoacyl synthase N-terminal-like domain-containing protein, whose product MAPGAPHPEVIGVGAVNSVGDGAGAVFDALCAGRDGRAPLRGFDRGRFRAQHAYEIDDRPAGGRDVPGRATRWLVRAIGEAARDAGLGTDLGDVPVLVGTGLRELRSAELGWRDGAAFDIADLHFGPALREHFGAVRTYTVSNACSASLYALAMGCDLLASGEAEHVVVAGVDTLTESMYGLLDRVHMEPPDRVRPFDQDRRGVLMGDGAAAVVLRRAGGGGGATVHGRVRSVHVNCDAFHVTAPDPGGVAEAVRGAHRQAGVGPEDIDLVLLHGTGTLLNDEAEAGAIAEVFGPHTGGPLMTAVKSMTGHTSGGSGLLGLIVALRSLASGRVPPTVGLDKPIGEADGFRFVQGSEARARMSLAQVNAFGFGGVNAVAVVERAGE is encoded by the coding sequence GTGGCACCGGGCGCGCCGCACCCCGAGGTGATCGGGGTCGGCGCGGTCAACAGTGTGGGCGACGGCGCCGGCGCGGTCTTCGACGCCCTCTGCGCGGGCCGCGACGGCCGGGCGCCCCTGCGCGGCTTCGACCGCGGCAGGTTCCGGGCGCAGCACGCCTACGAGATCGACGACCGGCCCGCCGGGGGCCGGGACGTGCCGGGCCGGGCCACCCGCTGGCTCGTCCGGGCGATCGGGGAGGCGGCCCGCGACGCGGGCCTCGGCACGGACCTGGGCGACGTCCCGGTCCTGGTCGGCACCGGTCTGCGGGAACTGCGGTCGGCGGAGCTCGGCTGGCGGGACGGGGCCGCCTTCGACATCGCGGACCTGCACTTCGGCCCGGCGCTGCGGGAGCACTTCGGCGCGGTGCGCACGTACACCGTCTCCAACGCCTGCTCGGCGTCGCTGTACGCCCTGGCGATGGGCTGCGACCTGCTGGCCTCGGGAGAGGCGGAGCACGTCGTCGTCGCCGGCGTCGACACGCTCACCGAGAGCATGTACGGCCTCCTCGACCGGGTGCACATGGAGCCCCCGGACCGGGTCAGGCCGTTCGACCAGGACCGCAGGGGCGTCCTGATGGGCGACGGGGCCGCCGCGGTCGTCCTGCGGCGCGCAGGCGGCGGCGGGGGCGCGACGGTCCACGGACGGGTCCGCTCGGTGCACGTCAACTGCGACGCGTTCCACGTCACCGCGCCCGATCCCGGCGGGGTGGCCGAGGCCGTCCGCGGCGCGCACCGGCAGGCCGGCGTCGGGCCCGAGGACATCGACCTGGTGCTGCTGCACGGCACCGGGACGCTGCTGAACGACGAGGCCGAGGCCGGCGCGATCGCCGAGGTCTTCGGACCGCACACGGGCGGCCCGCTGATGACCGCGGTCAAGTCCATGACCGGGCACACGTCCGGCGGTTCGGGCCTGCTCGGCCTGATCGTCGCCCTGCGCTCGCTCGCCTCGGGGCGGGTGCCGCCGACGGTGGGGCTGGACAAGCCGATCGGCGAGGCGGACGGCTTCCGGTTCGTGCAGGGCTCCGAGGCCCGTGCCCGGATGTCGCTCGCGCAGGTGAACGCATTCGGATTCGGCGGCGTGAACGCGGTCGCCGTCGTGGAGAGGGCGGGCGAGTGA
- a CDS encoding beta-ketoacyl synthase N-terminal-like domain-containing protein yields the protein MKPSGILVTGVGTALPGVAGPADLLRSAPTGAEPQVDPAALLGKRGLRYKDRASQLALCAARDGLRAAGLLSADGSGLTVPGASVGVVASSNLGNLDTVCSVADGIRDLGVDGISPMGLPNASSNVIASTVAIRYGLRGPNLMVCNGAPSGLDAVFWGAATVAAGRADRVLVIGVETDNRYVRGLLGDPRGHLLDGAVSLVLERPGAAAGRGAGAVAVLGRSTRQAGVAPCLERLVDGEDPEPGVWFVPEGFGAQEARGARTGGDGDGAVPDGAPRVGLTEVPRVDLTAVFGRASGALGVLQCAAAVGWFAGAGAGSDRHALVTTGGDADDAVASYLLMPPGSAA from the coding sequence GTGAAGCCGTCGGGAATCCTGGTGACCGGCGTCGGGACGGCGCTGCCCGGCGTGGCCGGGCCCGCGGACCTGCTGCGGTCCGCGCCCACCGGCGCGGAGCCGCAGGTGGATCCCGCGGCGCTGCTCGGCAAGCGCGGCCTGCGGTACAAGGACCGGGCCTCCCAGCTCGCCCTGTGCGCCGCGCGGGACGGTCTGCGGGCGGCCGGTCTGCTGTCCGCCGACGGGTCCGGACTCACCGTGCCGGGAGCCTCGGTGGGGGTGGTGGCCAGCTCCAACCTGGGGAACCTGGACACCGTCTGCTCGGTGGCCGACGGCATCCGGGACCTCGGTGTCGACGGCATCAGCCCGATGGGGCTGCCGAACGCGTCCAGCAACGTCATCGCGTCCACCGTGGCGATCCGCTACGGCCTGCGCGGACCGAACCTGATGGTCTGCAACGGGGCGCCGTCCGGACTGGACGCGGTCTTCTGGGGAGCGGCCACCGTGGCCGCGGGCCGGGCCGACCGCGTGCTGGTGATCGGCGTCGAGACCGACAACCGCTACGTCCGCGGCCTGCTGGGCGATCCCCGGGGGCACCTCCTCGACGGAGCGGTCTCGCTGGTCCTGGAGCGTCCCGGAGCCGCGGCCGGACGGGGCGCCGGGGCCGTCGCCGTCCTCGGCAGGTCCACCCGGCAGGCGGGGGTCGCCCCCTGCCTGGAGCGGCTGGTGGACGGGGAGGACCCGGAGCCCGGGGTCTGGTTCGTCCCGGAGGGCTTCGGCGCGCAGGAGGCCCGGGGCGCCCGGACCGGCGGCGACGGCGACGGTGCGGTCCCGGACGGGGCGCCGCGCGTCGGTCTCACGGAGGTGCCGCGCGTCGATCTCACGGCGGTGTTCGGGCGGGCCTCCGGCGCCCTGGGGGTCCTCCAGTGCGCCGCGGCCGTCGGCTGGTTCGCCGGGGCCGGAGCGGGCTCGGACCGCCACGCCCTGGTGACCACGGGCGGCGACGCGGACGACGCCGTCGCCTCGTACCTGCTCATGCCGCCCGGGTCCGCCGCGTGA
- a CDS encoding alpha/beta fold hydrolase, whose translation MSVSLRRPGRGSDPLRVLFLHGLAGGGNVWDDYLARAADRGHALWTAELPWRSDEVEDWAVHSPAHWTARAMAQVPGGPDVVVAHSFGAGALLALLDGQGVEPDGLAPDGVDAFTWHRLRGVVLVSPFYRPRAEQFDWDALAYYVNGFGRILEDGLRVRSGGRITGELRRDMALKVRERVGPYGWTSFFDTYLRTPYLRTERLTGPCLVIGGESDFAAFPAESEALGAALPDAAVKILGDCGHFAMVEQADVFADLTDSFLDSAASRPRPGATDERAREND comes from the coding sequence GTGTCGGTGTCCCTGCGCCGCCCCGGCCGCGGGTCCGACCCGCTGCGGGTGCTGTTCCTGCACGGGCTGGCCGGCGGCGGGAACGTCTGGGACGACTACCTCGCCCGCGCCGCCGACCGCGGCCACGCGCTGTGGACGGCCGAGCTGCCGTGGCGGTCGGACGAGGTCGAGGACTGGGCCGTGCACTCGCCGGCCCACTGGACGGCCCGGGCCATGGCCCAGGTGCCGGGCGGACCCGACGTGGTGGTGGCGCACTCCTTCGGGGCCGGGGCGCTCCTCGCCCTGCTCGACGGGCAGGGCGTCGAGCCGGACGGGCTGGCGCCGGACGGCGTGGACGCGTTCACCTGGCACCGCCTGCGGGGCGTCGTCCTGGTGTCGCCGTTCTACCGGCCGCGTGCCGAGCAGTTCGACTGGGACGCGCTCGCCTACTACGTCAACGGGTTCGGCCGGATCCTCGAGGACGGGCTCCGGGTGCGTTCCGGCGGCCGCATCACCGGCGAGCTGCGCCGGGACATGGCGCTGAAGGTGCGCGAGCGCGTCGGGCCGTACGGCTGGACCAGCTTCTTCGACACCTACCTGCGCACGCCGTACCTGCGGACCGAGCGCCTGACCGGGCCCTGCCTGGTGATCGGAGGGGAGTCGGACTTCGCCGCCTTCCCCGCCGAGAGCGAGGCGCTGGGCGCGGCCCTGCCGGACGCCGCCGTGAAGATCCTCGGCGACTGCGGCCACTTCGCCATGGTCGAGCAGGCCGACGTGTTCGCCGACCTGACCGACAGCTTTCTTGATTCCGCCGCGTCCCGGCCCCGGCCGGGTGCGACCGACGAACGTGCGAGGGAGAACGACTGA
- a CDS encoding beta-ketoacyl-[acyl-carrier-protein] synthase family protein has translation MNDVLITGLGVISHLGNGVDAFWAGLTAAKSTPSRVPDPNARMDLPLMYAVPESALPPLPDGFGGRPLGGASRLAVEAARQAVTDAGLGGVAPERIAVVIGTGMGDSGLHEEWRAEGGTREGDWSPVFSVASEVGAWFGAEGANTSVSNACAASGFGLSLAVDLIRSGEADVVVAGGAEAYSRVALACFNRLGAIDPERCRPFDLHRRGTLFGEGAGIMVLESAAHARARNAPQAYARVAGAGWSCDAHHATAPEPGGTQIARAMRRALAEAGAGHDDIGCVVPHGTGTELNDTVESRVLGEVLGAGPDRIPLYSLKALLGHTGGAAASLATVAAAQILHRRTVPPNAPLTEQDPECKVFLPGRSMAPTGKYALVNAYAFGGNNVSLVLQEAGV, from the coding sequence ATGAACGACGTGCTGATCACCGGACTGGGTGTGATCTCCCACCTGGGCAACGGTGTCGATGCCTTCTGGGCAGGCCTGACCGCGGCGAAGAGCACCCCTTCGCGGGTCCCCGACCCGAACGCGCGCATGGACCTGCCGCTGATGTACGCGGTGCCCGAGTCCGCGCTGCCCCCGCTGCCCGACGGGTTCGGCGGCCGGCCCCTCGGCGGCGCCTCGCGGCTCGCCGTCGAGGCCGCCCGCCAGGCGGTGACCGACGCCGGCCTCGGCGGGGTCGCCCCGGAGCGGATCGCGGTCGTGATCGGCACCGGGATGGGCGACTCGGGGCTGCACGAGGAGTGGCGGGCCGAGGGCGGGACCCGGGAGGGCGACTGGTCGCCGGTCTTCTCGGTGGCGTCGGAGGTCGGCGCCTGGTTCGGCGCCGAAGGCGCCAACACCAGCGTCAGCAACGCCTGCGCGGCCAGCGGCTTCGGTCTCTCCCTCGCCGTCGACCTGATCCGCTCGGGCGAGGCGGACGTGGTCGTCGCGGGCGGCGCCGAGGCGTACTCGCGGGTGGCCCTGGCCTGCTTCAACCGGCTCGGGGCGATCGACCCGGAGCGGTGCCGCCCCTTCGACCTGCACCGCAGGGGCACCCTCTTCGGCGAGGGCGCCGGGATCATGGTCCTGGAGTCGGCCGCGCACGCCCGGGCGCGCAACGCGCCCCAGGCGTACGCCCGGGTGGCCGGAGCGGGCTGGAGCTGCGACGCCCACCACGCGACGGCGCCGGAGCCGGGCGGGACACAGATCGCCCGCGCGATGCGCCGGGCCCTGGCCGAGGCCGGGGCCGGCCACGACGACATCGGCTGCGTCGTGCCGCACGGCACCGGCACCGAACTCAACGACACCGTGGAGAGCCGGGTGCTCGGCGAGGTGCTCGGCGCCGGACCGGACCGGATCCCCCTCTACAGCCTGAAGGCGCTGCTGGGCCACACCGGCGGTGCCGCCGCCTCGCTCGCCACGGTGGCCGCGGCGCAGATCCTCCACCGGCGGACCGTGCCGCCCAACGCCCCGCTGACCGAGCAGGACCCGGAGTGCAAGGTGTTCCTGCCCGGCCGGTCCATGGCGCCGACCGGGAAGTACGCCCTGGTCAACGCCTATGCCTTCGGCGGCAACAACGTGTCCCTCGTACTGCAGGAGGCCGGGGTATGA